A DNA window from Phaeodactylum tricornutum CCAP 1055/1 chromosome 33, whole genome shotgun sequence contains the following coding sequences:
- a CDS encoding predicted protein, translating to MCGIIGLLLANENEFVNQMLFDGLTVLQHRGQDAAGMVTAERRRLHLRKDNGLVKDVFQAHHMLELRGNMGIGHVRYPTAGTSSCAEAQPLYTNYPFGICVAHNGNLTNTEDLTLRVEKTIGRHVNTDSDSELLLNLFAEYLTAETRKADSHQSKTTTNGNSEDDTDFDMKEAVFTAASQVMQICRGGYAGLYLINGFGLVGFRDPHGIRPLVFGCRKAGSNADELDDEGIPVTPAVMGNAERSYDYVISSESVAVDTLGFKLIRLRIFSVFRDVNPGEAIFIDMDGNCHTRQCHMPNLAPCIFEYVYFARPDSIMDGVSVYETRLKMGDKLAGKVLREYPDHDIDVVIPIPDTSRTSALQAAYKLDRPFREGFIKNRYIARTFIMPGQATRRKSVRLKLNTIKSEFAGKNVLLVDDSIVRGTTANEIVQMARDAGARKVYFSSAAPPIRYPNIYGIDIPTREELVAYQRNEEEIAKEIGCDWVVYQDLTDLEDSIREAAPKGVELKQFDTSCFSGQYVTGEQIGDDYFTRLHEARNDGAKEKRKQPLQGGPSAKKPQQSNNGCESVNNDKRETVGEEGGSCEPLTNQPMGLVR from the exons ATGTGTGGAATCATCGGTTTGTTACTGGCCAACGAAAATGAGTTT GTCAACCAAATGCTTTTTGACGGGTTGACGGTCTTGCAACATCGGGGGCAAGATGCTGCAGGTATGGTGACGGCGGAACGCCGTCGCTTACATTTGCGCAAAGACAACGGTCTGGTCAAGGATGTCTTTCAGGCGCATCACATGCTCGAACTGCGCGGGAACATGGGCATCGGACACGTCCGCTATCCCACCGCTGGCACCAGCAGTTGCGCCGAAGCCCAACCGCTTTACACAAACTATCCCTTTGGAATATGCGTTGCGCACAACGGAAACTTGACCAATACGGAAGACCTCACCCTGCGTGTGGAGAAAACCATCGGTCGGCATGTCAACACGGATAGTGACTCCGAGCTTTTACTCAACTTGTTTGCGGAGTATTTGACGGCAGAAACCCGCAAAGCTGACAGCCATCAAAGCAAGACAACAACCAATGGAAACTCTGAGGACGATACCGATTTCGACATGAAAGAAGCTGTCTTTACGGCCGCATCGCAAGTCATGCAGATCTGTCGCGGAGGATACGCTGGGCTCTATCTCATTAATGGCTTTGGTCTCGTTGGGTTTAGAGATCCCCACGGAATTCGTCCTCTCGTCTTTGGCTGTCGCAAAGCTGGTTCAAACGCGGACGAATTAGACGATGAAGGCATTCCGGTCACCCCAGCGGTCATGGGGAATGCGGAACGGTCGTACGACTACGTGATTAGCAGCGAGTCCGTCGCCGTTGATACCCTGGGATTCAAACTGATTCG TTTGCGtattttttctgtttttaGGGACGTAAACCCTGGTGAAGCCATCTTCATTGACATGGACGGCAACTGTCATACACGCCAGTGCCACATGCCAAACTTGGCCCCCTGCATTTTTGAATACGTCTACTTTGCTCGACCAGATTCTATCATGGATGGTGTCAGCGTCTACGAAACCCGTCTCAAAATGGGGGACAAGTTGGCCGGTAAAGTTTTGCGTGAATATCCCGATCACGACATTGACGTGGTCATTCCCATTCCCGACACTTCTCGCACATCCGCGCTGCAAGCGGCTTACAAATTGGACCGCCCGTTCCGCGAGGGCTTCATTAAAAATCGATACATTGCCCGAACCTTCATTATGCCAGGACAAGCAACTCGCCGGAAGTCGGTACGGCTCAAGCTCAACACAATCAAGAGTGAATTTGCCGGCAAAAATGTTCTATTGGTGGATGATTCCATTGTTCGTGGTACGACGGCAAACGAAATTGTTCAAATGGCCCGGGACGCCGGTGCTCGCAAGGTCTATTTTTCCAGTGCCGCGCCACCTATTCGATACCCTAACATTTATGGTATCGACATTCCGACGCGTGAAGAGTTGGTGGCATACCAGCGTAACGAGGAAGAGATTGCCAAAGAGATTGGCTGCGACTGGGTTGTGTACCAGGATCTGACGGACTTGGAAGATTCCATCAGAGAAGCAGCGCCGAAAGGGGTGGAACTGAAACAATTCGATACAAGTTGCTTTAGTGGCCAGTACGTAACCGGTGAACAAATTGGAGACGATTACTTTACCAGGTTGCACGAAGCCCGGAATGACGGTGCCAAAGAGAAGAGAAAGCAACCTTTACAGGGTGGACCGTCCGCCAAGAAGCCCCAGCAAAGCAATAACGGATGCGAGTCGGTGAACAACGACAAGCGGGAAACGGTGGGAGAGGAAGGAGGCAGTTGCGAACCCTTGACGAATCAACCGATGGGGCTCGTGCGGTGA
- a CDS encoding predicted protein — MPDESNVHEEAAFQDHVSSSEHSQKARERRHPVAIANNAEGKSSAEFSDQTITQTTAADSVSDLIGGEDYETPVVPYANLGNPTLFEQAETKHFSSQKNSDDISDTVETHSSAATQDNPDRNRESLIKINTLSSDSGSPPSGDEAQMSTESTFQQPRSRGGYVDQERSSPMTIIPSDSLKTDVRSEIFALEHTQSHSQLESIDAELKAAKAATEVVDDSLEEEVRAMRAEGSTSGRQACNLDSKRVFVTDDAVLAESDASNELELLEHPRLEFSQICGRPEFEKYEFPDEETRKGDAEEQENKYKRDEVAIKHSILETAGSHSEWTEQLRDETGKSLIPKETEKQDNPHKENSVVGEEAMIPTNSRMENEDTQENSKPSEPAVASEAKPSLKAGSFASHIDKVTYDEMENSFAGANEHSGAVIAQSMKQDTVAHELQTPFCGVWGAVHGERKLADLSVLVLLFENLLSDKNDDNDARNAAELALLERKFEDLMDADYFLAESVPSSIENIAESQVPMAKSIRNEFVDGLDDIDKFFEDIDPPDELDVGAGGSSIQEVLMGQGSRIILKRLVIAAKVVRDTAVEIKRTLLTKIADDDGSFSMARREKLYGILRTIRRLTRKSIEAFRRFIEGLLEGDVFDGEDFVLDFTVNPNPPSEADADPGKKAFRQQSQSINGRAN; from the coding sequence ATGCCTGACGAATCAAATGTGCATGAGGAGGCAGCTTTTCAGGATCACGTATCGTCTAGTGAACACTCTCAGAAAGCACGTGAACGTCGACACCCCGTCGCAATCGCAAACAACGCAGAGGGTAAATCTTCGGCTGAATTTTCCGATCAAACGATTACACAAACGACCGCAGCCGATTCAGTTTCAGACCTGATCGGCGGCGAAGACTATGAGACTCCAGTTGTGCCTTACGCCAATCTGGGCAATCCTACGCTTTTTGAACAAGCTGAGACCAAGCATTTCTCTTCGCAAAAGAATAGTGACGATATTTCTGACACGGTTGAAACTCATTCGAGCGCGGCCACCCAAGACAATCCGGATAGGAATAGGGAGAGTTTGATCAAAATCAACACGTTGTCCAGCGATAGCGGTAGTCCACCCTCTGGTGACGAGGCACAAATGAGCACGGAAAGTACATTCCAACAACCCAGATCGCGAGGGGGCTACGTGGATCAAGAGAGAAGTTCACCGATGACAATCATTCCAAGTGACTCTCTCAAAACCGACGTCAGATCAGAAATCTTTGCGCTGGAGCACACGCAGTCCCACAGTCAATTGGAGTCGATCGACGCGGAGCTCAAAGCCGCAAAAGCGGCAACGGAGGTAGTGGATGATTCTTTAGAAGAGGAAGTCCGAGCTATGCGAGCTGAAGGGTCGACATCGGGTCGGCAGGCCTGTAATCTAGATTCTAAGCGAGTCTTCGTGACCGATGACGCTGTCTTAGCAGAATCGGATGCCTCAAATGAACTGGAGCTGCTAGAACACCCGCGTTTGGAGTTTTCGCAAATATGCGGCAGACCCGAATTCGAAAAATACGAATTTCCGGACGAGGAGACGCGAAAAGGCGACGCGGAGGAACAAGAGAACAAGTACAAGAGAGATGAAGTAGCAATCAAACACAGTATACTTGAAACAGCGGGGAGTCACAGCGAGTGGACGGAGCAATTGAGGGACGAAACCGGCAAATCTCTGATCCCAAAAGAGACCGAAAAGCAGGACAACCCACACAAAGAAAACTCTGTTGTGGGGGAAGAAGCCATGATACCGACCAATTCACGTATGGAAAACGAAGATACACAGGAAAATTCCAAACCATCGGAACCTGCCGTTGCTTCAGAAGCTAAGCCATCCCTCAAAGCTGGTTCGTTCGCTAGCCATATCGACAAAGTAACTTacgacgaaatggaaaatTCCTTTGCCGGTGCAAATGAGCACTCCGGCGCAGTGATAGCCCAATCAATGAAGCAAGACACTGTTGCCCACGAACTTCAGACTCCATTTTGTGGTGTTTGGGGGGCGGTACATGGGGAACGAAAGCTCGCCGATTTGTCGGTTCTCGTTTTATTGTTTGAAAACTTGCTTTCTGACaagaacgacgacaacgatgctCGAAACGCGGCTGAATTGGCTTTACTTGAGCGAAAATTCGAAGATCTTATGGACGCGGATTATTTTTTGGCTGAAAGTGTGCCCTCAAGTATTGAGAACATTGCTGAATCACAGGTCcccatggcgaagtctatCAGGAATGAGTTTGTTGATGGACTAGATGACATAGATAAATTTTTCGAAGACATCGATCCTCCGGACGAGTTGGATGTTGGAGCTGGTGGATCGTCTATACAGGAAGTCCTGATGGGACAAGGTAGTCGAATCATTCTTAAACGGCTAGTTATAGCAGCTAAAGTCGTTCGAGACACCGCGGTTGAGATTAAGAGGACGCTACTGACAAAAAtcgcggacgacgacggttcgTTCAGCATGGCGCGGAGGGAAAAACTTTACGGTATATTGAGGACAATACGGAGGCTAACCCGTAAGAGCATTGAAGCTTTTCGTCGTTTCATTGAAGGACTCTTGGAAGGTGATGTTTTCGATGGAGAGGATTTTGTCCTtgacttcacagtcaatccaaatCCGCCCAGCGAGGCGGACGCAGACCCGGGAAAAAAAGCATTTCGTCagcaatcacagtcaataaacGGTCGAGctaactga
- a CDS encoding predicted protein yields MVVEAIKTKPRRRRGSKSESRQHSQSESAAVESSSTYQPHSTLLIQLNEDAPTWYRLGNKQYAEERDATTASNPPEKGQRVSKDLVLKYRALGDAIYRREVQLFGKESNTSDDRWVESTMKKGTLKDRVAAMSVVVSTDPVHKFYVLDGLLNMAGCSDSNSSTQTNSRVAQLAAEALEDLFVNTFLPNRRKLISMEQRPLYLYESEGVKNTTKKTLSPRILLLWRFEEMVKAKYHLFLRQYVSLILREGTELQKIPTIRLAAVLLRSIPEGESTLLPVIVNKLGDPAKKVSAGAAFELRKLLQQHTAMQVIVAREVQQLAHRPHLSSRALYNCITFLNQLKLKREETQGGADEATEPSLPASLISTYFRLFELAVQKPKKKETANEEEAGMKSRLLSALLTGVNRAHPYLPHHDSTMEQHIDALYRVVHTAPAAATTQALLLLFHLSVGAEFEQDQRQTISRKLRPEEHARRDRFYRALYSTLAQPSLLGTGKHLTMFFNLLYKAMKYDNDQTRVVAFAKRILCTTIHCSSSVVAGSLFLLNEITKHHGNLLSCFQDVLEGSDAFRVLDPTKREPRGALVLSEYVDAPEIASEENEQSIEKAITKAPLWELTLLLKHFHPSVSRFASAIGNIDYSGDPLRDFGVGPFLDKFAYRNPKSIDRVAGKFQRGESVAERKSGTGLLVESQVALPLNDPSFLSNPNVDAPDDFFHKFFLEQARRDKLKGIVRHKPKVDAVEHLEEDAFDEAEVATLDVQKFDDLEQGWETDDDEEAYVDALAQKIIEDSINENGPADLDEEDPDMEGWGDMYSDEELEDESDDESESSQKGKALTRNDTIVGDGIKDLDSEENDVDAFMDIDGADSSVSDDDELFMDEQLVLMSVDLDGLDSSDDHISDSGVDGNLTLINEEKSNDGEVVEEGASLNHTVEGLATFVDADEYEAMITKSWNEKKRSRKRIDGKSDHARATSPKRRM; encoded by the coding sequence ATGGTAGTGGAAGCTATCAAAACCAAACCACGACGCCGTCGTGGTTCCAAATCGGAAAGTAGGCAACACAGTCAAAGCGAGAGCGCCGCGGTGGAAAGTTCGTCAACGTATCAGCCGCACAGTACCTTGCTGATTCAACTGAACGAAGATGCCCCAACCTGGTACCGCCTCGGCAACAAGCAGTACGCGGAAGAGCGAGACGCTACCACCGCATCCAATCCACCCGAAAAGGGACAACGAGTTAGCAAAGATCTCGTTCTAAAGTATCGGGCCCTGGGAGACGCAATCTATCGACGGGAGGTGCAGCTCTTTGGCAAGGAATCAAACACTTCGGATGATCGATGGGTAGAGTCCACCATGAAGAAAGGTACACTCAAGGATCGCGTCGCTGCTATGAGTGTGGTCGTTAGCACTGATCCGGTACATAAGTTCTACGTATTGGATGGACTGTTGAACATGGCGGGCTGTTCCGATTCGAATTCTTCGACTCAAACAAATTCTCGTGTGGCTCAGCTTGCTGCAGAAGCACTGGAAGACCTCTTCGTTAACACCTTTCTACCGAATCGGCGCAAACTGATATCAATGGAACAACGTCCCCTATACCTGTACGAGAGCGAAGGCGTAAAGAacacgacgaaaaagacccTGTCCCCGCGGATTCTTCTTCTATGGCGcttcgaagaaatggtcaAGGCCAAGTATCATCTGTTTCTACGTCAATACGTATCCCTAATACTTCGAGAAGGAACGGAGTTACAAAAAATTCCAACTATTCGTCTTGCTGCAGTTCTTTTGCGTTCCATTCCAGAAGGAGAATCTACATTGTTACCAGTAATTGTCAATAAACTTGGCGACCCAGCCAAAAAAGTTTCGGCTGGCGCTGCCTTTGAGCTACGAAAACTTCTCCAACAGCATACAGCTATGCAAGTGATTGTGGCGCGAGAAGTGCAACAGCTTGCTCACCGACCACATCTATCATCACGGGCTTTATATAATTGTATCACCTTTTTGAACCAGCTGAAATTAAAACGGGAAGAGACTCAAGGGGGAGCCGACGAAGCGACCGAGCCGTCACTACCTGCGTCTCTGATCAGCACGTACTTTCGTTTGTTCGAACTTGCCGTACAAAAACCTAAAAAAAAGGAAACAGCGAATGAGGAAGAGGCAGGAATGAAATCTCGACTTTTATCGGCACTGCTGACAGGCGTGAATCGAGCCCACCCCTATTTGCCTCATCATGATTCAACAATGGAACAGCACATCGATGCCCTCTACCGGGTCGTGCATACAGCACCGGCCGCTGCCACGACACAGGCGCTACTACTGCTTTTTCACTTGTCCGTTGGTGCGGAATTCGAACAGGACCAGCGACAAACGATTTCGCGCAAATTACGCCCTGAAGAGCATGCCCGCCGTGATCGCTTCTATCGAGCCTTGTATTCAACGCTGGCGCAGCCCTCCCTTTTGGGTACCGGCAAACACCTTACAATGTTCTTCAATCTTCTTTACAAAGCCATGAAATATGACAATGACCAAACTCGCGTGGTTGCATTCGCGAAACGTATTTTATGTACAACCATTCACTGTTCTTCATCGGTAGTTGCTGGTTCTCTTTTTCTGCTTAACGAAATAACGAAACACCACGGGAACCTACTATCCTGCTTTCAAGATGTCTTGGAAGGATCCGACGCTTTTCGTGTTTTGGATCCAACCAAACGAGAACCTCGCGGTGCTTTAGTCTTATCGGAGTATGTCGATGCACCTGAAATAGCTTccgaagaaaacgaacaaTCAATCGAGAAAGCTATAACGAAAGCTCCGCTGTGGGAAttgacgttgttgttgaaacATTTTCACCCATCGGTCTCAAGGTTCGCCAGTGCAATTGGGAACATTGACTACAGTGGCGACCCTTTGCGCGATTTTGGTGTGGGACCGTTCCTGGATAAGTTCGCTTACCGTAATCCAAAGTCGATTGATCGGGTAGCTGGCAAATTTCAACGCGGTGAGAGCGTGGCAGAGCGAAAGAGTGGTACTGGGCTTTTGGTAGAGTCACAGGTTGCGCTACCTCTGAATGACCCAAGCTTTTTAAGCAATCCCAACGTCGACGCACCTGATGACTTTTTCCACAAATTCTTTTTGGAGCAAGCTCGGCGTGACAAACTCAAAGGCATTGTCCGGCATAAACCAAAAGTTGATGCTGTAGAACATTTGGAGGAAGATGCTTTTGACGAGGCCGAAGTAGCAACTTTGGACGTACAAAAATTTGATGATTTGGAGCAAGGCTGGGAAaccgatgatgatgaggagGCCTATGTCGACGCTTTGGCACAAAAAATTATCGAAGACTCGATTAACGAAAACGGGCCCGCGGATCTTGACGAGGAAGATCCAGATATGGAAGGTTGGGGGGATATGTATAGTGATGAAGAACTAGAGGATgagagcgacgacgaaagtgaGTCGTCACAGAAGGGCAAAGCCCTGACCAGAAACGACACCATTGTAGGCGACGGTATCAAAGATCTTGACAGCGAAGAAAATGATGTCGATGCGTTCATGGATATTGACGGAGCCGATAGTAGCGTaagtgacgatgacgagCTGTTCATGGACGAGCAGTTGGTGTTGATGAGTGTCGACTTGGATGGTTTGGATTCGTCGGACGACCACATCTCCGACAGCGGTGTGGATGGCAACTTGACGTTGATAAATGAAGAGAAATCTAATGACGGCGAAGTTGTCGAGGAAGGAGCCTCGTTGAACCATACAGTAGAGGGATTAGCCACCTTTGTAGATGCTGATGAATATGAAGCAATGATAACGAAATCCTGGAACGAGAAAAAGCGCTCGAGAAAACGAATCGATGGAAAAAGTGACCATGCAAGAGCGACTTCACCAAAGAGAAGGATGTAA
- a CDS encoding predicted protein, whose translation MTPSASSKKGKTKLEEFFEVAERRKSLTSMDLWLKMTSSQSQLSTLNQRRTHNGSSKPKSSSFALKGNGRMPREYESETSLKNGLAVRKESHPPTCPKVHTSTSMGGIEGINNRPPMLLGAGHSFTRTVEGASAGISGVASDDDDSIEILKVVPSVIDSIGAAFPSEAPVTEEDEERWLQHAIRKSYEETRKVLPSKHFPPLTPRTSPRILARKRARASEKYLEPDTEGKATSSKFLKFSPAKSVFQSTSPAASNDDDSSKDKATTSKVPPGDHLYTFNEFDRMFDDVFLDFGMEVTDVEEGCLVRTGNSKVSPSDTKGQSKAQYGRLLPTATQYLLADALCVTKKDTFVDIGHGIGNAVIQAAYTMGCESRGIEVMAGRNLVAELIMENLEGQRKVHHERDNRSVIVGKILLRHGRLEVPEHRTFLTNPEGVTKAFLDNFNGVFADRSAKLRQRYTLDQYNAGLFALMKPGSMLVALHKLDLGPTYLEANTYRKRHNLANQDNILASFYALEEFSFGPACNAVTWSQGGGCTDAIIGYKYTRLNQKTPEGKAVFLCCNRDCDIARAGTPIDATRLVESDEGDGTRVVINTCICKYTPIAPRSGRNRRPRKFRESLSEESDS comes from the coding sequence ATGACTCCTTCGGCATCGTCTAAGAAGGGCAAAACTAAACTCGAGGAGTTTTTTGAGGTCGCAGAACGGAGGAAATCGCTGACCTCAATGGACCTTTGGCTAAAGATGACATCATCGCAGAGCCAATTGTCAACGTTAAACCAGAGGCGAACTCATAACGGCTCTTCAAAACCAAAGTCTTCGAGTTTTGCTCTTAAAGGTAATGGTCGCATGCCAAGAGAGTACGAGTCGGAGACAAGCTTGAAAAATGGCCTGGCCGTGAGAAAGGAATCACACCCGCCTACTTGTCCGAAGGTACATACATCGACATCTATGGGAGGCATTGAAGGCATTAACAATCGCCCACCCATGTTATTAGGAGCGGGCCATTCCTTTACGCGCACAGTGGAAGGTGCGAGTGCCGGTATTTCCGGCGTTGctagcgacgacgacgattcaaTTGAAATTTTGAAAGTTGTTCCGTCAGTGATTGACAGTATCGGTGCTGCCTTTCCTAGTGAAGCTCCCGTAACagaggaagatgaagaacGTTGGCTGCAGCATGCAATTAGGAAATCATATGAAGAGACGCGAAAAGTTTTGCCTTCTAAGCATTTTCCGCCACTGACGCCCCGCACGTCTCCTAGGATACTAGCTCGCAAACGAGCACGGGCTTCGGAAAAGTATTTGGAACCTGATACGgaaggaaaagcaacaagTAGCAAGTTTTTGAAGTTTTCTCCCGCTAAGTCCGTATTTCAATCAACATCTCCGGCTGCATCTAATGATGATGACAGCAGCAAAGATAAGGCAACAACTAGCAAGGTTCCGCCTGGTGATCACCTCTATACATTTAATGAGTTTGATCGGATGTTTGACGATGTCTTCTTGGATTTTGGTATGGAAGTGACGGATGTGGAAGAAGGCTGCCTAGTCAGGACGGGTAACTCGAAAGTGTCCCCCAGCGATACCAAAGGACAATCCAAAGCGCAATACGGTAGACTCTTACCGACTGCCACCCAGTACCTGCTCGCGGATGCACTGTGTGTAACAAAAAAGGACACATTCGTTGATATTGGACATGGTATTGGTAATGCAGTCATCCAAGCAGCCTATACAATGGGCTGCGAATCGCGCGGTATAGAAGTTATGGCCGGTCGCAATTTGGTGGCCGAGCTCATTATGGAAAATTTAGAAGGACAACGAAAAGTACATCATGAGCGAGATAATAGGAGCGTGATTGTTGGAAAAATTCTGCTGCGGCATGGTCGTTTAGAGGTCCCTGAACACCGCACATTTTTGACCAATCCAGAAGGTGTAACCAAGGCTTTTCTTGACAATTTCAATGGCGTGTTTGCGGATCGATCGGCCAAGCTACGACAACGGTACACACTAGACCAATACAATGCCGGACTGTTTGCATTGATGAAACCCGGATCAATGCTAGTTGCTTTGCACAAGTTAGACCTAGGTCCAACATATTTGGAGGCCAACACCTATCGGAAGCGACACAATTTAGCCAATCAGGACAATATCTTGGCTTCATTTTACGCTCTGGAAGAATTCAGCTTTGGACCTGCATGTAACGCTGTGACTTGGTCACAAGGTGGTGGTTGTACAGATGCTATAATTGGGTACAAGTATACCAGGCTAAATCAGAAGACGCCAGAAGGCAAGGCCGTGTTTCTGTGCTGCAATCGTGATTGTGACATAGCTCGTGCGGGAACACCAATTGATGCCACGCGCCTAGTGGAGTCGGATGAGGGGGATGGTACACGGGTTGTAATTAATACATGCATTTGCAAATACACACCAATTGCACCTCGATCGGGACGTAACAGGAGGCCAAGAAAGTTCAGGGAATCATTGTCGGAAGAATCAGATAGTTGA